In a single window of the Drosophila albomicans strain 15112-1751.03 chromosome 3, ASM965048v2, whole genome shotgun sequence genome:
- the LOC117569086 gene encoding uncharacterized protein LOC117569086 — protein MSQALTPLQRHVADGIVKFICRGNYDKALGTLNYMAGTFPPQEESTLRRLLKRLQRNNKTMDSLPVYKVLLQELPDVDANLIRRMDTHIPHEVLGEIYDQMHSQDFEQFQVQLEHLQRVEYNVMRHTLILYEHCTKLKAAQRALDKHHLMSGICLELYVLYSLILPLGIYLLTFLF, from the coding sequence ATGTCCCAAGCATTGACACCACTGCAGCGGCATGTGGCCGATGGCATCGTCAAGTTCATCTGTCGTGGCAACTATGACAAGGCGCTGGGCACACTGAACTACATGGCTGGTACATTCCCGCCCCAGGAGGAGAGCACACTGCGTCGGCTGCTGAAGCGTCTGCAGCGCAACAACAAGACAATGGACTCGCTGCCTGTTTACAAAGTGCTGTTGCAAGAGTTGCCCGATGTGGATGCGAATTTGATCAGACGCATGGATACTCATATACCGCATGAGGTGCTTGGTGAAATCTACGATCAGATGCACTCGCAAGACTTTGAGCAGTTCCAAGTGCAGCTGGAGCACTTGCAGCGGGTGGAGTACAATGTGATGCGACACACTTTAATTCTTTACGAGCACTGCACCAAGCTGAAGGCGGCGCAGCGGGCGTTGGACAAACATCACTTGATGTCCGGCATCTGTTTGGAGTTGTATGTCCTTTATTCTCTCATTCTACCACTTGGCATTTATTTGctcacttttttattttga
- the LOC117568481 gene encoding uncharacterized protein LOC117568481 gives MDYRNLDSWYKGKCHAPGIIVEEEAEITENSEDTHFAAEEPDYDLAYDELESIKGRLLLLRSKLLITPPDPCEQKYPIPLEDESFRTPNQQLLLQLRRSNCVLKCQLQKLMQHLQTTRSQIKVLEAMRGQLNKCLGKMTSEVQKFQSFQQKAIEFFGICLERHEQVKMCKVDNEHFGAKVQAMMNHTQARLRYLVPMRCHNQLHYDLSVELILIRIFLHSLFSNMIEDWNHCKRHFTQRNWCCSAILPPVDKH, from the exons aTGGATTATAGAAATTTAGACTCTTGGTACAAGGGCAAGTGCCACGCCCCCGGCATAATAGTCGAAGAGGAGGCTGAAATCACTGAAAACAGTGAAGACACACATTTCGCAGCTGAAGAGCCCGACTACGATTTGGCCTACGATGAACTGGAGTCCATCAAAGGGCGGTTGCTGCTTCTGCGCAGCAAGTTGCTAATAACACCTCCAGATCCATGTGAGCAAAAGTATCCCATTCCACTAGAGGACGAATCCTTTCGTACGCCCAACCAGCAGCTATTGCTGCAACTTCGACGCAGCAACTGTGTGCTCAAGTGCCAGCTACAGAAGTTGATGCAACATTTGCAAACGACACGCAGTCAAATCAAAGTATTGGAAGCGATGCGTGGCCAGCTGAACAAATGTCTTGGCAAGATGACCAGCGAGGTGCAGAAGTTTCAGAGTTTCCAGCAGAAGGCCATCGAATTCTTTGGCATCTGTCTGGAGCGTCACGAGCAGGTGAAGATGTGCAAAGTGGACAACGAACACTTTGGCGCCAAGGTGCAAGCCATGATGAATCACACCCAAGCCAGACTGCGATATCTGGTGCCGATGCGTTGCCACAATCAGTTGCACTATGATCTTTCTGTGGAGTTGATACTAATACGCATCTTTTTACACTCGCTGTTCAGCAACATGATCGAGGATTGGAATCACTGCAAACGCCATTTCACACA GCGGAATTGGTGCTGCTCAGCTATACTTCCCCC